One genomic region from Sphingobacterium sp. UGAL515B_05 encodes:
- the recQ gene encoding DNA helicase RecQ, whose amino-acid sequence MEIEKSLFDNLQDFFGFDTFKGDQEAIITSILQRRDTFVIMPTGGGKSICYQLPALMSKGTAIVISPLIALMKNQVDQLRAFGGEDSIAHFLNSSLNKSEITKVKDDVLAGKTKLLYVAPESLAKQDNLEFLHQITVSFVAVDEAHCISEWGHDFRPEYRKIRQVINEIGANIPIIALTATATPKVQSDIRKNLQMNDAVLFKSSFNRSNLYYEVRPKKDVVKEIVRFIKTKSGKTGIVYCLSRKKVEEISEVLNLNGIKALPYHAGLDAKTRADTQDKFLMEDVEVIVATIAFGMGIDKPDVRYVIHHDIPKSMEGYYQETGRAGRDGGDGYCLAFYSEKDVEKLTKFMKDKPVAEREIGTQILKEVIDYSESAVCRRKQILHYFGENFDEQGCNNMCDNCRSEKEYFEAEDSLKNVLGFIQEQGEKFDDHHVINVMMGQNNQPVSSYKHDEHRLFGTGKEKGVIYWKSLLRQAVLDNFIEKDIDHYGLLKLTDIGRHYLDNPYQLKFVLNRPIEGGDSTNSEDTGHGTGALDTVLLGMLKDLRKKIAKGKSLPPFVIFQDPSLEEMCTHYPIAIDELKQIQGVGNGKAIKFGGPFIALIKDYVEENEIDRPVDLVIKSTANKSALKVSIIQNIDRKIALDDIASAKGITYEEILKEIETIVNAGTKININYFIDEIIDEDRQDEVYDYFKTAETDSINDALKELGGDDYSYEDLQLMRIKFLSELGN is encoded by the coding sequence ATGGAAATAGAAAAATCACTTTTCGACAATTTACAAGATTTTTTTGGTTTTGATACTTTTAAAGGGGATCAAGAGGCAATTATAACTAGTATTCTTCAACGAAGAGATACTTTTGTAATAATGCCAACCGGAGGAGGGAAATCAATTTGCTATCAGCTTCCTGCTCTTATGAGTAAGGGAACTGCAATTGTTATTTCTCCGCTGATTGCTTTAATGAAAAACCAGGTAGATCAGCTTCGTGCATTCGGTGGCGAAGATAGTATCGCTCATTTTTTAAATTCATCATTGAATAAGAGCGAAATTACAAAGGTTAAGGATGATGTACTCGCTGGGAAGACCAAATTACTGTATGTAGCTCCAGAATCACTTGCTAAGCAAGATAATTTGGAATTCTTACATCAGATTACCGTCTCTTTCGTAGCGGTTGACGAAGCGCATTGTATTTCGGAATGGGGGCACGATTTCAGACCAGAATATCGTAAAATACGGCAGGTAATCAACGAAATAGGTGCTAATATTCCTATCATAGCTCTTACGGCGACTGCTACTCCTAAAGTTCAGTCGGATATCCGTAAAAATTTACAGATGAATGATGCCGTTTTATTTAAGTCATCATTTAATCGGAGCAATTTATATTACGAGGTAAGACCTAAAAAAGATGTTGTTAAAGAGATTGTTCGTTTTATCAAAACCAAATCGGGAAAGACTGGTATTGTCTATTGTTTGAGCCGTAAAAAGGTAGAGGAAATCAGTGAGGTTTTGAACCTAAATGGTATCAAAGCTTTACCTTATCATGCTGGTCTAGATGCGAAAACGAGAGCTGATACACAGGATAAGTTTTTGATGGAGGATGTCGAAGTGATTGTGGCTACCATTGCTTTTGGTATGGGAATAGACAAACCGGACGTTCGTTATGTCATTCACCATGATATTCCTAAATCCATGGAAGGATATTACCAGGAAACTGGACGTGCAGGACGTGATGGGGGCGATGGTTATTGTTTGGCTTTTTATTCGGAAAAAGATGTTGAAAAGCTGACCAAGTTTATGAAAGATAAACCTGTGGCCGAACGCGAGATCGGGACACAGATCTTAAAAGAGGTTATTGATTATTCGGAGTCTGCAGTATGTCGTCGTAAACAAATTCTTCATTATTTTGGTGAAAATTTTGACGAGCAGGGCTGTAATAATATGTGCGACAACTGCCGCTCGGAGAAAGAATATTTTGAGGCCGAAGACTCCTTGAAAAATGTACTGGGCTTCATTCAGGAGCAGGGCGAGAAATTTGATGATCATCACGTGATCAACGTCATGATGGGTCAAAATAATCAACCTGTATCTTCCTATAAACATGATGAACATCGTCTTTTCGGAACGGGTAAAGAGAAAGGTGTTATCTATTGGAAATCTTTGCTTAGACAGGCTGTGCTTGATAACTTTATTGAAAAAGATATTGATCATTATGGCCTTTTAAAATTGACAGATATTGGCCGTCATTATCTGGATAACCCTTATCAACTAAAATTTGTTTTGAATCGTCCAATTGAAGGGGGAGATAGCACAAATTCGGAAGATACAGGGCACGGCACAGGAGCTTTAGATACCGTCTTGTTGGGTATGCTTAAAGACCTACGCAAGAAAATTGCAAAAGGGAAGTCATTGCCTCCGTTTGTCATCTTTCAAGATCCTTCGCTGGAAGAAATGTGTACACATTATCCAATTGCCATCGATGAGTTGAAACAGATCCAGGGAGTAGGGAATGGTAAAGCGATTAAATTTGGCGGACCATTTATTGCCTTGATCAAAGATTACGTTGAGGAAAATGAAATCGATAGACCTGTAGATCTTGTCATTAAAAGTACAGCTAATAAATCGGCATTAAAGGTGTCTATTATTCAAAATATCGATCGTAAAATTGCATTGGATGATATTGCTTCAGCTAAGGGGATAACTTACGAGGAAATATTGAAGGAAATAGAAACGATTGTAAATGCGGGCACAAAAATCAATATCAATTATTTTATTGATGAGATTATTGATGAGGATCGCCAGGATGAGGTATACGACTATTTTAAGACAGCGGAGACTGATTCAATTAATGATGCGCTTAAAGAACTTGGAGGGGATGATTACAGTTATGAAGATCTCCAATTGATGCGAATCAAATTTTTATCAGAGCTTGGCAATTAA
- a CDS encoding KpsF/GutQ family sugar-phosphate isomerase, whose product MKNNYEIKNIAIQAIQEEAKAVAALAQYIDDDFVTVVDRILSLKGRVIVTGIGKSAIIAQKIVATLNSTGTPSIFMHAADAIHGDLGIIQQNDLIIAISKSGNTPEIKVLVPFLKQTKNVLVALVGNTESYLAKNADYILNTTVEKEACPNNLAPTSSTTAQLAMGDALAVVLQECRDFTDKDFAKYHPGGALGKKLYLRVGDLSDQNGKPSVQPQATVSDIIITITKFRLGAVAVLDADQILGIITDGDIRRMLEKHTNLAAITAADIMGKSPKIIDKNELAANALHIMRENNITQLLVSDKGNYAGVIHIQDLLKEGII is encoded by the coding sequence GTGAAAAACAACTACGAAATAAAAAATATAGCGATTCAAGCTATTCAAGAAGAAGCCAAGGCAGTAGCTGCTTTAGCTCAATATATTGATGATGATTTTGTTACCGTTGTCGATCGTATTCTAAGCTTAAAGGGCCGCGTCATTGTAACTGGAATTGGCAAAAGTGCTATTATCGCTCAAAAGATTGTAGCCACGCTAAATTCGACAGGCACACCATCGATCTTTATGCATGCGGCTGATGCTATCCACGGAGACCTTGGTATTATCCAACAAAATGATTTAATTATTGCGATCTCTAAAAGTGGTAATACACCTGAAATTAAAGTACTTGTCCCGTTTTTAAAACAGACAAAAAATGTATTGGTTGCTCTGGTCGGAAATACGGAATCTTACCTCGCTAAAAATGCAGACTATATCTTAAACACGACCGTTGAAAAAGAAGCGTGTCCTAACAACCTTGCTCCGACGTCAAGTACAACAGCTCAGTTAGCCATGGGTGATGCGCTTGCAGTCGTATTACAAGAGTGCCGCGATTTCACGGATAAAGATTTTGCAAAATACCATCCAGGAGGAGCATTAGGAAAAAAACTGTATTTAAGAGTCGGCGATCTATCCGATCAGAACGGCAAACCCAGTGTCCAACCGCAAGCCACTGTAAGTGATATCATCATCACCATAACAAAGTTTAGACTTGGAGCTGTAGCGGTGTTGGATGCTGACCAAATACTCGGCATCATCACTGACGGTGATATCCGTCGTATGCTGGAGAAACACACCAATTTAGCAGCAATTACTGCCGCCGATATCATGGGAAAATCACCAAAAATCATTGACAAAAATGAATTGGCAGCCAATGCTCTCCATATTATGCGTGAAAATAACATCACACAACTACTGGTTTCCGACAAAGGGAATTATGCGGGTGTTATCCACATACAGGACCTATTGAAAGAAGGTATAATATAA
- the cmk gene encoding (d)CMP kinase encodes MSGRHNFIIAIDGFSSCGKSTLAKALAKKLKFAFIDSGAMYRAVTLYFIRHEIALDDQEAIENALKDIHIDFIPNAIKTEIHLNDEDISEEIRQMYISDRVSDVSAIKAVRAAMVAQQQKLGSRRNIIMDGRDIGTTVFPDADLKIFMTADPKVRAARRYLELTEKGEDVTLEEVVENLSTRDRIDSTRAESPLRQAEDAIVLDNSNLTPEQQLHFVEEEYLKAKAAKAHS; translated from the coding sequence ATGAGTGGACGTCACAATTTTATTATTGCCATAGATGGTTTTTCCTCCTGCGGTAAAAGTACCCTGGCAAAGGCTTTGGCAAAAAAACTGAAGTTTGCCTTTATTGACAGTGGCGCTATGTATAGGGCCGTCACACTCTATTTTATCCGGCATGAGATAGCGCTGGATGATCAAGAAGCGATCGAAAATGCACTGAAAGATATCCACATTGATTTTATCCCAAATGCAATAAAAACGGAAATTCATCTAAACGATGAGGATATCTCGGAAGAGATCCGTCAGATGTATATTTCTGATAGAGTCAGCGATGTGAGTGCGATCAAAGCTGTTCGGGCAGCTATGGTTGCCCAGCAGCAAAAATTGGGTAGCAGACGAAATATTATTATGGATGGCCGTGACATCGGTACTACCGTTTTTCCAGATGCTGATCTGAAAATTTTTATGACGGCAGACCCTAAAGTACGTGCCGCGAGGCGTTATCTGGAGTTGACGGAAAAAGGAGAGGACGTGACTTTAGAAGAAGTCGTGGAGAATCTTTCTACTCGTGACCGTATCGATAGTACGCGCGCGGAAAGTCCATTACGGCAAGCCGAAGACGCTATTGTTTTGGACAATTCAAATCTGACACCGGAACAACAGCTTCATTTTGTTGAAGAAGAATATTTAAAAGCTAAGGCTGCAAAAGCCCATTCATAA
- a CDS encoding DUF1573 domain-containing protein, with the protein MKKYITILAVIISFIGFSSMQTGQGEFKFEKETHDFGKIPAGTPVSYNFKFSNTGSEPIIISNVVPTCGCSVAEFTKTPIKPGESGTIKVTYNAAAKAPFTKSFTVQSNTKTPVKTLYIKGIVE; encoded by the coding sequence ATGAAAAAGTATATAACAATCTTAGCAGTGATCATTTCCTTTATTGGTTTTTCTTCGATGCAGACAGGACAAGGGGAATTTAAATTCGAAAAAGAAACCCATGATTTTGGCAAAATTCCGGCCGGTACGCCCGTTTCGTATAATTTCAAGTTTTCAAACACAGGCAGTGAGCCAATTATCATTTCAAATGTTGTGCCTACCTGCGGATGTTCTGTAGCAGAATTTACGAAAACGCCAATTAAACCAGGCGAAAGCGGAACGATCAAAGTGACTTACAATGCGGCGGCAAAAGCTCCATTCACAAAGAGTTTCACCGTACAGTCGAACACCAAGACTCCTGTAAAAACGCTATATATTAAGGGTATTGTAGAATAA
- the kdsA gene encoding 3-deoxy-8-phosphooctulonate synthase, which produces MINRYIPEIKNGTSQNFFLMAGPCAIEGEEIALRIAEKIVTITDKLNIPYIFKGSYRKANRSRLDSFMGIGDEKALKILEKVGKTFGVPTVTDIHESHEAEMAAAYVDVLQIPAFLCRQTDLLVAAAKTNKVVNVKKGQFLSAGSMKFAVDKIVESGNEKVFLTDRGNTFGYQDLIVDYRGIPEMRAFNVPTVMDCTHSLQQPNQTSGVTGGKPALIETIAKAAIAVGADGLFIETHPDPANAKSDGANMLHLDLLEGLMEKLVRVRQAIL; this is translated from the coding sequence ATGATTAACAGGTACATTCCCGAAATAAAGAATGGGACATCGCAGAATTTCTTTTTAATGGCAGGGCCATGTGCAATAGAGGGAGAAGAAATCGCTTTGCGTATTGCTGAAAAGATTGTTACAATTACAGATAAACTTAATATTCCTTACATTTTCAAGGGATCCTACCGTAAGGCCAATCGGTCCCGCCTAGATTCATTTATGGGAATAGGTGATGAAAAGGCGCTGAAGATTTTAGAAAAAGTTGGGAAAACTTTTGGTGTACCTACGGTGACAGATATCCATGAGAGCCACGAAGCAGAAATGGCAGCTGCATACGTTGACGTTCTTCAAATTCCAGCATTTTTGTGCAGACAGACTGATTTATTGGTTGCGGCGGCAAAAACGAATAAGGTGGTCAATGTAAAAAAAGGCCAGTTTTTGAGCGCTGGATCTATGAAATTTGCAGTAGATAAAATCGTGGAATCTGGAAATGAAAAGGTTTTTTTAACTGATCGTGGCAATACATTCGGCTATCAGGATCTCATTGTAGATTATCGAGGGATTCCCGAAATGCGTGCTTTTAACGTACCCACAGTGATGGACTGTACACATTCCTTGCAACAACCGAATCAGACTTCTGGCGTAACAGGAGGAAAACCAGCTTTAATTGAAACAATCGCGAAAGCAGCTATCGCCGTGGGAGCTGACGGTCTGTTTATAGAAACACATCCTGATCCTGCAAATGCGAAATCTGATGGCGCCAATATGTTACATTTGGATTTACTTGAAGGCTTGATGGAAAAACTGGTACGAGTTAGACAAGCTATTTTATAG
- a CDS encoding patatin-like phospholipase family protein yields the protein MLEKAFLNRKVTLVLGGGGARGLVHIGIIRRLEELGFEIDEVVGCSIGALVGGIYAQGKMDVLEDWMQRLTKKSVFNMMDFSWKGLGMMKGVKVFNALKSVIPDANIETFPILFKAVATDLNYEKEVVLDFGSMYDAIRASIAIPAVFTAVEEENHVYVDGGVLNPLPINHVTKKENLIIAVNLESKPDKQYSVIKKLDPKTSNSLDILQASYYVMRRKMSRMIVDLYHPDVVVDIPYNICNLWDYHRSEFLVQKGREYIDQALKNKTKAK from the coding sequence ATGCTGGAGAAAGCTTTTTTGAATCGTAAAGTTACCCTTGTCCTGGGCGGAGGTGGTGCAAGAGGTCTTGTGCATATTGGTATTATTCGAAGGCTTGAAGAGCTGGGCTTTGAAATCGATGAGGTGGTAGGTTGTTCAATAGGAGCACTTGTCGGTGGTATTTATGCGCAGGGGAAGATGGATGTTCTCGAAGATTGGATGCAGCGCCTGACCAAGAAATCGGTCTTTAATATGATGGATTTTAGCTGGAAGGGACTAGGAATGATGAAGGGGGTCAAGGTGTTTAACGCCTTGAAATCTGTGATCCCCGATGCTAATATAGAGACTTTTCCAATTTTGTTTAAAGCCGTTGCGACAGATCTAAACTACGAAAAGGAGGTTGTGCTGGATTTTGGGAGTATGTATGATGCCATTCGGGCTTCGATTGCAATTCCAGCTGTATTTACGGCGGTAGAAGAGGAGAACCATGTGTACGTTGATGGTGGTGTCCTGAATCCATTGCCCATAAATCATGTAACCAAGAAAGAGAATTTAATCATTGCTGTCAATCTGGAATCTAAACCGGATAAACAATATTCTGTTATCAAAAAACTGGATCCGAAGACTTCGAATTCCTTGGATATTCTACAAGCCTCGTACTATGTGATGCGTAGGAAAATGAGCCGTATGATTGTTGATTTATACCATCCCGATGTGGTGGTGGATATTCCCTATAATATCTGTAATCTTTGGGATTATCACCGCTCTGAATTTTTGGTTCAAAAGGGACGGGAATATATTGACCAAGCATTAAAAAACAAAACTAAAGCAAAGTAG
- a CDS encoding glycerophosphodiester phosphodiesterase family protein: MKRSLLRIAFWGTLLPFVSCSVMKDSAKSNSGNFPKLSLEAHRGGRGLYPEESIAAMKNAIDLAKVTTLEMDCHITKDRKVVVFHDDYLNPKFVLKPNGSEISDKDKPLRIYDMLYKDLIKYDIGSKFYKEFPEQKKQVTRIAKLSDLIDSTEAYASVKRKAPMFYNIEVKSKEDKDGIFHPRVEEFVDLMVQVITDKKIASRTVIQSFDSRAIKYLHKAYPQIKVSYLIDANYTKSVEQTIAALGFTPFIISPHYKIATRDFIAQCHKADIKVIPWTVNTKDEIEQLKAVKVDGIISDYPNLF; this comes from the coding sequence ATGAAAAGAAGTCTTCTCAGAATTGCCTTTTGGGGCACGTTATTACCATTTGTATCTTGTTCAGTTATGAAAGATTCAGCAAAATCAAATTCAGGCAATTTCCCTAAACTTAGTCTGGAAGCACATCGCGGCGGCCGCGGCCTATATCCTGAAGAGTCTATCGCTGCCATGAAAAATGCAATAGATCTGGCAAAGGTGACCACACTGGAAATGGATTGCCACATTACCAAAGACCGTAAGGTTGTTGTCTTTCACGACGATTATCTTAACCCAAAATTTGTATTGAAACCCAATGGCTCCGAAATTTCTGACAAAGATAAACCGCTTAGAATTTATGACATGCTTTATAAAGATCTGATTAAATACGATATCGGATCGAAATTTTATAAAGAGTTTCCTGAACAGAAAAAACAGGTTACACGTATAGCAAAACTATCAGACCTTATTGATAGTACTGAAGCCTACGCTAGTGTAAAAAGGAAAGCGCCGATGTTTTATAATATCGAAGTGAAGAGTAAGGAAGATAAAGATGGCATTTTCCATCCAAGGGTAGAAGAATTTGTGGACCTTATGGTGCAGGTGATCACCGATAAAAAAATTGCTTCGCGAACCGTCATCCAATCGTTTGACAGCAGAGCTATTAAATATCTGCACAAAGCATATCCTCAAATCAAAGTTTCTTATCTTATTGATGCAAACTATACCAAAAGCGTTGAGCAAACAATTGCGGCTTTGGGCTTTACACCTTTTATTATAAGTCCACACTATAAAATAGCTACACGCGATTTTATTGCACAGTGCCATAAAGCGGATATCAAGGTTATTCCATGGACAGTCAATACAAAGGACGAGATCGAACAGCTGAAAGCTGTAAAGGTTGATGGAATTATTAGCGATTACCCCAATTTGTTTTAA
- a CDS encoding pyridoxal phosphate-dependent aminotransferase, which produces MPVISEKGLNMPASPIRKLTPYADQAKKEGKKIYHLNIGQPDIQTPEVMLNALKNIEFKVWAYTPSEGTASYRNKLAEYYNKLNYNIEPTDILVTNGGSEAIMIAMQACLNEGEEIIIPEPFYANYNGFACSSDVVIKPIMSYIESGFALPSIAEFEKVITPKTKAICICNPNNPTGYLYSREELEALRELCLKYDLYLFSDEAYREFCYDSREFISPMHLEGLENNVVIFDTVSKRYSACGARIGCIITKNKELYQTALKFAQARLSPSLEGQIAGEAAVDTPDSYFEAVSKEYTARRDTLVKGLNAIEGVYSPNPGGAFYVVAKLPIDNADKFCQWMLEEFSYNNETVMMAPATGFYSTEGAGVNEVRLAYVLNQEDLNKALVCLEKALQVYPGRKN; this is translated from the coding sequence ATGCCAGTAATATCAGAAAAAGGGCTGAATATGCCTGCGTCGCCTATTAGAAAGTTGACGCCATATGCTGATCAAGCAAAAAAAGAAGGTAAAAAGATATACCACCTCAATATCGGACAACCTGATATCCAAACACCTGAAGTGATGCTTAATGCTTTGAAAAATATAGAGTTCAAAGTGTGGGCCTACACACCTTCTGAAGGTACAGCCTCTTATCGAAATAAGTTAGCAGAATATTATAATAAGCTAAATTATAATATTGAGCCAACAGATATATTAGTAACGAATGGCGGTTCGGAAGCGATTATGATTGCTATGCAAGCCTGTTTAAATGAAGGAGAAGAGATTATCATTCCAGAGCCATTTTATGCAAATTACAATGGTTTTGCGTGTTCCTCTGATGTTGTAATCAAACCAATCATGTCCTATATTGAAAGTGGATTTGCATTACCTTCTATCGCTGAATTTGAAAAAGTAATTACCCCTAAAACCAAAGCGATCTGCATCTGTAATCCAAATAACCCGACGGGTTACCTTTACTCCAGAGAAGAACTCGAAGCTCTTCGTGAACTTTGTCTAAAATATGATCTTTACCTTTTTTCAGATGAGGCCTACCGTGAATTTTGTTACGATAGCAGAGAATTTATCTCACCAATGCATTTAGAAGGTCTCGAAAATAATGTGGTTATTTTTGATACAGTATCAAAACGCTACTCTGCTTGTGGTGCGCGTATTGGTTGTATCATTACCAAAAATAAAGAACTATATCAGACTGCACTGAAATTTGCGCAAGCTCGCTTAAGCCCTTCGCTGGAAGGTCAAATTGCGGGTGAAGCTGCTGTTGATACACCAGACAGTTACTTTGAAGCAGTATCCAAGGAATACACAGCAAGAAGAGACACCCTCGTGAAAGGACTTAACGCCATTGAAGGAGTTTACTCGCCTAACCCAGGTGGTGCATTTTACGTCGTTGCCAAACTACCGATTGACAATGCTGATAAATTCTGCCAATGGATGTTGGAAGAGTTCTCTTACAATAACGAAACAGTAATGATGGCTCCCGCTACGGGTTTTTACAGTACGGAGGGTGCTGGTGTAAATGAAGTACGCCTTGCCTATGTGCTTAATCAAGAAGATCTTAATAAAGCATTGGTTTGCCTAGAGAAAGCTCTTCAAGTGTATCCGGGACGTAAAAATTAA
- the topA gene encoding type I DNA topoisomerase, which produces MAKNLLIVESPAKAKTIEGYLGKDFLVKSSYGHIRDLVKTDDAIDTEKNFEQKYEVPSDKKAVVSELKKLAKAAETVWLASDEDREGEAISWHLFETLGLKDESTKRIVFHEITKPAILKAIDNPRKIDYNLVNAQQARRVLDRLVGFELSPVLWKKVKPSLSAGRVQSVAVRLIVDREREINKFEPEAAFKIVAFFHTGKVKDSFKAELPQRFATEAEATKFLEDCKAALFSVKNLETKPAKRSPAAPFTTSTLQQEASRKLGFSVARTMQVAQRLYESGRITYMRTDSVNLSDTAIEAAEKEIKSAYGNQYHKVRKYKTKTSGAQEAHEAIRPTYFSEHTIDGDASEKRLYELIWKRAIASQMSEAEFERTLAKIDISTRTEDLNASGEVMKFDGFLKVYMESLDDDQDNAMDEDSDNAILPPLAVGMPLTLKNMSATERFTRPPARYTEAALVKKLEELGIGRPSTYAPTISTIQNRGYVVKEEREGKSRDYRVLTLKDAELTAVTKTEITGAEKGKMFPTDIGVVVNDFLVEHFNGIVDFHFTANVEKEFDDIAHGLTEWTKMLHDFYGPFHSEVEDTLVNADRANNERELGVDPVSGKPVSVRIGKFGPLVQIGSPEDEEKPRFASLRKGQMIETITFEDAMELFKLPKKVGLFEDKEMTVAVGRFGPYIRHNSSFYSLPKGVDPLYVTEEEAVQIIKDKRQKDIEKVIRVFDENPDAQIEQGRWGPFIRFGKQNLKIPKGTEIEKITYADVLKWAEADAPKGKATKAKTTEKKTVAKKATAKKAPAKKTTKSK; this is translated from the coding sequence ATGGCGAAAAATTTATTGATAGTTGAGTCTCCAGCGAAAGCGAAAACGATAGAAGGGTATTTAGGAAAGGATTTTTTGGTCAAGTCAAGTTATGGACATATTCGCGACTTGGTGAAAACCGATGATGCAATTGATACCGAAAAGAATTTTGAACAAAAGTATGAAGTTCCCTCCGACAAAAAGGCGGTTGTAAGTGAACTGAAGAAATTGGCTAAAGCTGCAGAAACCGTTTGGTTAGCGTCCGATGAGGACCGCGAAGGAGAGGCTATCTCATGGCACTTATTTGAGACTTTGGGATTAAAAGATGAAAGTACAAAAAGGATTGTGTTTCATGAGATTACGAAGCCAGCTATTCTGAAGGCTATTGACAATCCGCGTAAAATAGATTATAACTTAGTAAATGCACAACAAGCGCGAAGAGTTCTAGATCGATTAGTCGGTTTTGAATTATCTCCGGTTCTATGGAAAAAGGTGAAGCCTTCCTTATCTGCTGGTCGGGTGCAGTCTGTTGCGGTTCGTCTGATTGTAGATCGTGAGCGTGAAATCAATAAATTTGAACCCGAAGCGGCTTTTAAGATCGTTGCATTTTTTCATACGGGAAAAGTTAAAGATAGTTTTAAAGCCGAACTTCCGCAGCGTTTTGCAACAGAAGCAGAGGCGACCAAATTTTTGGAAGATTGTAAAGCAGCGCTGTTTTCAGTAAAAAATCTAGAAACAAAACCTGCAAAGCGTTCACCAGCGGCGCCATTTACCACATCAACATTACAGCAGGAAGCAAGTAGAAAGCTTGGATTTTCGGTTGCCCGCACCATGCAGGTGGCGCAAAGGCTGTATGAATCAGGACGAATTACCTATATGCGTACCGATTCTGTTAATTTGAGTGATACGGCGATTGAGGCTGCTGAAAAGGAAATCAAATCGGCTTACGGCAACCAATACCATAAAGTCAGAAAATATAAAACAAAAACATCAGGTGCACAAGAGGCGCACGAAGCTATTCGCCCTACTTATTTCTCTGAGCACACCATTGATGGTGATGCATCCGAAAAAAGATTATATGAGCTTATTTGGAAAAGAGCAATTGCTTCCCAAATGAGTGAGGCGGAGTTTGAACGTACATTGGCAAAGATCGACATCTCAACCCGTACCGAAGATTTGAATGCTTCAGGAGAGGTTATGAAATTTGATGGGTTCTTGAAAGTTTACATGGAATCCTTGGATGACGATCAAGACAACGCGATGGATGAAGATAGTGACAATGCTATTCTTCCACCATTAGCCGTTGGTATGCCATTGACTTTGAAAAACATGTCGGCAACGGAGCGTTTTACACGACCTCCAGCACGTTATACGGAAGCTGCTTTGGTGAAAAAATTGGAGGAATTGGGAATTGGCCGTCCTTCAACCTACGCACCTACGATTTCAACGATTCAAAACCGCGGTTATGTTGTCAAGGAAGAGCGTGAAGGTAAATCGCGCGATTACCGTGTACTGACATTAAAGGATGCTGAATTAACAGCGGTAACAAAAACAGAAATAACCGGTGCCGAAAAAGGAAAAATGTTTCCAACGGATATCGGTGTTGTGGTGAATGACTTTTTGGTTGAACACTTCAACGGTATTGTGGATTTTCATTTTACGGCCAACGTAGAAAAAGAATTTGACGATATTGCGCATGGACTGACCGAATGGACAAAAATGTTGCATGATTTCTATGGACCTTTTCATTCTGAAGTAGAAGATACTTTAGTAAATGCAGATCGTGCGAATAATGAGCGTGAGCTCGGTGTCGATCCAGTTTCCGGTAAGCCCGTTTCGGTTCGCATTGGTAAGTTCGGCCCGTTGGTACAGATTGGTTCTCCTGAGGATGAAGAAAAACCTCGTTTTGCTTCCCTGAGGAAGGGACAAATGATCGAAACCATTACTTTTGAGGATGCCATGGAATTGTTCAAATTACCGAAAAAAGTCGGTTTATTTGAAGATAAAGAAATGACTGTCGCGGTGGGACGATTTGGACCTTATATACGTCACAATTCATCGTTTTACTCCTTACCAAAAGGTGTTGATCCTTTGTACGTAACAGAAGAAGAGGCGGTACAGATTATCAAAGACAAACGTCAGAAAGATATCGAGAAAGTGATTCGGGTTTTTGATGAAAATCCAGATGCTCAAATCGAACAGGGACGCTGGGGGCCATTTATTCGTTTTGGTAAGCAAAATCTGAAAATCCCTAAAGGAACTGAGATCGAAAAAATCACGTATGCGGATGTGCTGAAATGGGCTGAGGCGGATGCTCCGAAAGGAAAAGCGACCAAAGCAAAAACAACAGAAAAGAAAACTGTAGCAAAAAAAGCTACAGCAAAGAAGGCTCCAGCTAAAAAAACTACAAAGTCTAAATAA